The segment GGCGCAGCAGGGGAGAGGAGGCGTCCAGGTTCTTGGCCAGTTCGGGCTTCACCCCGGCTTCGGCCAAGAGCGAACGCAATTCGTCCAAGGATATCCGCATGTCGGTCGCTCCTTGCGGGTTACGGCTGGCGCAGGCGGAAACGCTGCACCTTGCCCGTGGGGGTCTTGGGAAGCTCGTCCAGGAAGCGCACGCGGACCGGGCACTGCTGCGGGGGCAGCAGGCCACGGGCGTGGCGCAGGATGTCCTGGGCGAGCTGGGGATCCGCGGCGAAGCCGGGGCGCGGCACAACATGCGCGCAGGGGCGCACCAGCCCGTCCACGGCCAGGGCCGCAACGGCGCAGTCCAGCACGGCCGGGTGCGTGCGCAGGGCTTCCTCCACCTGTACGGGGGAGACGAAGTGCGCCCCGACCTTCAGCATGTCGTCCTTGCGGCCTCTGTGAGAATACACGCCATCCTCGCGCACGTAAACATCCCCGGTTCTGAGCCAGCCGTCGGGCAGCATGGTCTCGGCGGTTTTGTCCGGCCGTTTCCAGTAGGCCCGGCAGATTCCCGGCCCCTGGATGAGCAGCTCGCCCGGCACGCCATCGGGCGCATCGGCCCCGGCGTCGTCCACGATGCGGACCGTGAAGCCGGGCACGGGCGTTCCGCTTGCGCCGCAGCGCACCGCGCCGGGGCGGTTGGAAAGGAACAGGTTGAACGCCTCGGTGGAGCCTATGCCGTCCAGAAGCTCCAGCCCCGTCGCGCGGGTCCATTCTCGGCACAGGCCTTCGGGCAGGGCCTCGCCGGCGGAGTAGCACAGCCGCAGGGAGGAGAGGTCGTCGCCCTGGCCGGGATCGTAGGCGCGCAGCAGCATGGCGTACAGGGTGGGCACGCAGAAGAACAGCGTGGGCCGGTGCCGGACGATGGCGGTGAACAGCTCCACCGGGCCGGGCTTTTCGGACAGCAGCACGGCCGTTGCCCCTGCGGCCAGCGGCAGGCTTACGCTGCAGATAAGCCCATAGGCGAAGGACAGCTTGCTGGCGGAGAAGAGCACATCGCGCGGGCCGACCCCCAGGATCTCGGTGGCCCAGCCCCGAGTGGGCTCAAGCAGGTCTTCCTGGGCGTGGGGCACGCCTTTGGGGCGGCCCGTGGAGCCGGAGCTGTACAGCATGAAGCCTGGCGCTTCCGGCTGCGGGGCCTCGGCGTCGCATTCGGAGGAAAAGCCGGAAAGTCCCCAAGGGCCGTCCATGCTGCACGGAAGGGCCAGCCTCAGGCCGGGGACCGTCCGTGCGACCTCCATGGCCGGGCTGTCCTCCGGGGCGATGAGCGCCGCTGCCTCGCAGTCCTGCAGAACGAACTTCAGGTCGTCCGGCGAAAGCTGCGCATGTACCGGCGTGGGGCAGGCGGAAAGCAGCATGGCCCCCAGGAAGGCCTTGACCGCGCCGAAGCTGTCCGGAAGGCAGAGCACCACCCTGTCTCCGGGGCGCACCCCGCGGGCGCGCAGCAGGTTGGCGAAACGGGCGGCGTCGGCCGCCAGGGCCTGATGGGTCAGGACATCGTCGCCGCAGAGATAGGCGGCCTTGTCCGGGTGCTGGGTCCGGTTGCGGTCCAGCAATTGCGCCGCGATGTTGGGGCGTGTGGCCATGGCGTTCTCCTGCCGGTGGTGGGTTTGGGCGCCAAGCGCCCGATGATGTGGATAGCAGAGGGCGAACGCCGTGGTCAACACGTTGGATATTGCGGCGCAAGCCCTGGCCGTGCTTTACAGGCAAGGGGCTTCGGGCTATTGAAAACAATGCGCAAAAGCGTCTTGCCTTCGGTTTGGTGCGCACGGCTGGCCTTGGCGCTGGCGGCGGTGCTGCTGTCTGTCTCGCAGGCCACGGCGGCCGGGCCGAAACGGGCCTCGCTGGTGCTGCAATGGCAGCCACAGGCGCAGTTCGCCGGGTTCTACGTGGCCCACGAAAAAGGCTTCTACCGCGAGGCCGGGGTGGACCTGACACTGATCCCCGGCGGGCAGGATGTGGTGGCCTCGCGTCTGTTGGCCCAGGGGCAGGCC is part of the Humidesulfovibrio mexicanus genome and harbors:
- a CDS encoding benzoate-CoA ligase family protein, which encodes MATRPNIAAQLLDRNRTQHPDKAAYLCGDDVLTHQALAADAARFANLLRARGVRPGDRVVLCLPDSFGAVKAFLGAMLLSACPTPVHAQLSPDDLKFVLQDCEAAALIAPEDSPAMEVARTVPGLRLALPCSMDGPWGLSGFSSECDAEAPQPEAPGFMLYSSGSTGRPKGVPHAQEDLLEPTRGWATEILGVGPRDVLFSASKLSFAYGLICSVSLPLAAGATAVLLSEKPGPVELFTAIVRHRPTLFFCVPTLYAMLLRAYDPGQGDDLSSLRLCYSAGEALPEGLCREWTRATGLELLDGIGSTEAFNLFLSNRPGAVRCGASGTPVPGFTVRIVDDAGADAPDGVPGELLIQGPGICRAYWKRPDKTAETMLPDGWLRTGDVYVREDGVYSHRGRKDDMLKVGAHFVSPVQVEEALRTHPAVLDCAVAALAVDGLVRPCAHVVPRPGFAADPQLAQDILRHARGLLPPQQCPVRVRFLDELPKTPTGKVQRFRLRQP